The following proteins come from a genomic window of Streptomyces sp. ALI-76-A:
- a CDS encoding IS3 family transposase, translated as MTALVDAHPHLGVEPVLRELSIPSSTYYRWRQAEKEPCERRRQDAELTGKIRQVHADSGGTYGSPRVHAVLRREGVHVGRKRVERLMRQAGLAGISPRRGKGFTRRAPDADLAPDLVQRDFTANVPNRLWVTDLTMIATEEGPLWLSAIRDAFSRRVVAWETSARADADLVLTTLEYALASREVAPGELIHHADHGCQYTSVKLTTRLLRAGIQASMGSVGDSFDNALAENLWMVIKTECIRGRVFATRAEANLALFEYIDGPCCPIDLTQRGQGLPVGICACARGGFRSTRRRGGSS; from the coding sequence GTGACCGCGCTCGTCGATGCGCACCCGCACCTGGGGGTCGAGCCCGTACTCCGGGAACTTTCCATCCCCTCCTCCACCTACTACCGATGGCGCCAGGCCGAGAAGGAGCCATGCGAGCGACGCCGCCAGGACGCTGAGCTCACAGGGAAGATCCGGCAGGTCCACGCCGACTCCGGCGGGACCTACGGCTCACCCCGCGTGCACGCCGTCCTCCGGCGTGAAGGCGTCCACGTCGGCCGCAAACGCGTTGAACGGCTCATGCGCCAGGCCGGCCTGGCCGGGATCAGTCCCCGGCGGGGCAAGGGTTTCACCCGACGTGCTCCGGACGCGGATCTGGCCCCTGACCTGGTGCAACGCGACTTCACCGCGAACGTGCCGAACCGGCTGTGGGTCACCGACCTGACCATGATCGCGACCGAGGAGGGCCCGCTGTGGCTGTCCGCGATCCGCGACGCCTTCTCCCGCCGGGTGGTGGCCTGGGAAACCTCCGCCCGCGCGGACGCCGACCTGGTCCTGACCACGCTGGAGTATGCCCTGGCCAGCCGCGAAGTCGCCCCCGGCGAGCTTATTCACCACGCCGATCACGGCTGTCAATACACGTCCGTGAAGCTCACAACTCGCCTGCTCAGAGCAGGCATCCAGGCGTCTATGGGCTCGGTCGGCGACTCGTTCGACAACGCCCTGGCGGAGAACCTATGGATGGTCATCAAGACCGAGTGCATCCGCGGCCGCGTCTTCGCCACCAGAGCCGAAGCGAACCTCGCACTCTTCGAGTACATCGACGGACCCTGTTGCCCAATTGACCTCACGCAGCGAGGTCAAGGGCTGCCAGTCGGGATATGCGCGTGCGCGCGAGGGGGATTTCGTTCCACCAGGCGTCGAGGCGGATCAAGTTGA
- a CDS encoding IS1182 family transposase — MRSDSGAEVPDLTRDVARAAFPKGCLAMRIRDGLGPLFSDEDFKAAFGVRGRPGISPGRLALVSVLQFAENLTDRQAAHAVRARIDVKYLLGLELTDPGFDHTVLTGFRDRLLAHGMEARVLDLLLERLAELGLVGSGGRQRTDSTHVLAAVRGLNRLEFIGETLRAVLEALAAAAPDWLRTSMDPAWQERYGARVDAYRLPTDEQERRTLARQIATDGYRLLEAVFAPTAPGWLQQVPAVTVLRTVWVQQFTRTVTDGEEEVTWRGKDDLPPSRAMIASPYDPEARYAKKRGSAWVGYKIHLSESCDDPGASKRPHLITHVVTTDATVNDAMVVEEVHDRLTSKGLLPGEHLLDAGYTSAELLLTAPTTRGVCVVGPVRSNNTRQSTSGGGFGKSAFTINWQAKHALCPTGATSRYWTEGVDNNGRDAIRIRFATATCAPCPVRDQCTRSTQYGRQLTIRPQEQDAVLERVRAEQSTDEWKDRYAARAGVEGTIHQAVATAGVRRTRYIGLAKTRLAHILTATAINLIRLDAWWNEIPLARTRISRLAALDLAA; from the coding sequence ATGCGCTCGGACTCGGGAGCGGAGGTTCCTGACCTGACGCGGGATGTGGCTCGCGCGGCGTTCCCCAAGGGCTGTCTGGCCATGAGGATCCGGGACGGCCTCGGTCCGCTGTTCTCGGATGAGGATTTCAAGGCAGCCTTCGGGGTCAGGGGGCGTCCCGGGATCTCGCCCGGCCGGCTGGCCCTGGTCAGCGTCCTGCAGTTCGCCGAGAACCTGACTGATCGCCAGGCCGCGCACGCGGTGCGGGCCAGGATCGACGTGAAGTACCTGCTGGGCCTGGAGCTGACCGACCCCGGCTTCGACCACACAGTGCTGACCGGGTTCCGGGACCGGCTGCTGGCGCATGGCATGGAAGCGAGGGTCCTGGACCTGCTGCTGGAGCGCCTCGCCGAGCTGGGGCTGGTCGGCTCCGGAGGGAGGCAGCGCACGGACTCGACACACGTACTCGCCGCGGTCCGCGGCCTCAACCGCCTGGAGTTCATCGGCGAGACGCTGCGGGCGGTGCTGGAAGCGCTCGCCGCAGCCGCGCCGGACTGGCTGCGCACGTCGATGGACCCGGCGTGGCAGGAACGCTACGGGGCGCGGGTCGACGCCTACCGACTGCCGACCGACGAGCAGGAGCGGCGCACCCTCGCCCGGCAGATCGCCACTGACGGATACCGCCTGCTCGAAGCTGTCTTCGCGCCGACGGCGCCAGGATGGCTGCAGCAGGTGCCTGCCGTCACCGTCCTGCGCACGGTGTGGGTGCAGCAGTTCACGCGCACTGTCACCGACGGCGAAGAGGAGGTGACCTGGCGGGGGAAGGACGATCTCCCGCCGAGCAGAGCAATGATCGCCTCGCCCTACGATCCTGAGGCCCGGTACGCCAAGAAGCGCGGATCCGCCTGGGTCGGCTACAAGATCCATCTCAGTGAGAGCTGTGACGACCCTGGGGCGTCGAAGCGCCCGCACTTGATCACCCACGTTGTCACGACCGACGCCACGGTCAACGACGCGATGGTCGTCGAGGAGGTCCACGACCGACTCACCAGCAAGGGTCTCTTACCAGGGGAGCATCTCCTGGACGCTGGCTACACCTCGGCCGAGCTGCTGCTCACCGCGCCGACCACCCGTGGCGTCTGCGTCGTCGGCCCAGTCCGGTCCAACAACACCCGGCAGTCGACATCGGGCGGAGGCTTCGGCAAGTCCGCCTTCACCATCAACTGGCAGGCCAAGCACGCACTTTGCCCGACCGGTGCCACCAGCAGGTATTGGACGGAGGGAGTGGACAACAACGGCCGGGACGCGATCCGCATCCGCTTCGCGACCGCCACCTGCGCGCCCTGCCCGGTGCGCGATCAGTGCACCAGATCCACCCAGTACGGGCGGCAGCTGACTATCCGGCCCCAGGAACAGGACGCGGTGTTGGAACGCGTCCGGGCGGAGCAGTCCACCGACGAGTGGAAGGACCGCTACGCGGCCCGCGCCGGCGTGGAAGGCACCATCCACCAGGCCGTCGCGACCGCCGGCGTCCGCCGGACCCGCTACATCGGCCTGGCCAAGACGCGGCTCGCGCACATTCTCACAGCAACCGCCATCAACTTGATCCGCCTCGACGCCTGGTGGAACGAAATCCCCCTCGCGCGCACGCGCATATCCCGACTGGCAGCCCTTGACCTCGCTGCGTGA
- a CDS encoding DUF4394 domain-containing protein: MRAAVLAPALALALALPAAAVAAADERYPGGLDVVGLTVDQRLVSFSENTPSSPRSLGHIRGLKKDSKLVGIDYRVQNRKLYGVGDRGGIYTISSYAKATKVSQLTVALEGRYFGVDFNPAANRLRVISDTGQNLRHNIDDPAAPRVTTVDGRLTNPAVPPATTPTPALGVTGAAYTNNDLNPATATTLFDIDTVNDRVSLQSPANAGTLAPTGSLGVNAGPNAGFDIYYAPKAGTNQGFAALKVSGAYRFYRVNILNGRAERVGTFPASRQVFDIALPLNQDDTGPRGGMNTGGGAAATVAK; the protein is encoded by the coding sequence ATGCGTGCAGCAGTACTCGCTCCTGCCCTGGCGCTCGCGCTGGCCCTGCCCGCCGCGGCGGTGGCGGCAGCGGACGAGAGGTACCCGGGCGGTCTGGACGTCGTCGGTCTCACGGTCGATCAGCGACTCGTCAGCTTCTCCGAGAACACACCGTCCTCGCCCCGTTCACTCGGCCACATCCGCGGCCTAAAAAAGGACAGCAAGCTGGTGGGAATCGACTACCGCGTCCAGAACAGAAAGCTGTACGGCGTCGGCGACCGAGGCGGCATCTACACCATCAGCAGCTACGCGAAAGCCACCAAGGTGTCCCAGCTGACAGTGGCACTGGAGGGCAGGTACTTCGGCGTCGACTTCAACCCGGCCGCCAACCGGCTGCGTGTCATCAGCGACACGGGCCAGAATCTGCGGCACAACATCGACGACCCCGCAGCCCCGCGGGTCACCACCGTCGACGGCAGGCTGACCAACCCGGCGGTCCCGCCCGCCACCACACCCACCCCCGCACTGGGCGTGACCGGCGCCGCCTACACCAACAACGACCTCAACCCCGCAACCGCGACAACGCTGTTCGACATCGACACCGTCAACGACCGAGTCTCGCTGCAGTCCCCGGCCAACGCCGGCACCCTCGCCCCCACTGGCAGCCTCGGCGTCAACGCAGGACCCAACGCAGGCTTCGACATCTACTACGCTCCCAAGGCCGGGACCAACCAGGGCTTCGCCGCCCTGAAGGTGAGCGGCGCCTACCGCTTCTACCGCGTCAACATCCTCAACGGCAGGGCCGAGCGCGTCGGCACCTTCCCCGCCAGCCGGCAGGTCTTCGACATCGCCCTCCCCCTGAACCAGGACGACACCGGCCCCCGCGGCGGCATGAACACCGGCGGCGGAGCCGCGGCCACCGTAGCCAAGTAG
- a CDS encoding IS630 family transposase, whose protein sequence is MGRPKAELVLTDDERETLTRWARRRTSSQALALRCRIVLESATGASNKDVAGRLGVEAHTVSRWRARFVRDRLEGLTDEPRPGGPRKITDGQVEEVVVKTLETTPKDATHWSTRSMAKEVGLSQSAIARIWRTFGLKPHLVDTFKLSRDPQFIEKVRDVVGLYLAPPEHALVLCVDEKTQIQALDRSAPVLPMMPGMPERRTHDYVRGGVTTLFAALNTATGEVIGQIHRRHRAVEFKKFLTRIDKEVPDGLDVHLICDNASTHKTPAIQRWLAAHPRFHVHFTPTSSSWLNQVERWFGLLTDKQIRRGVHKNVQALEKDIRTWIKTWNEDPKPFVWTKTADEILERLAGYLNRIPDSGH, encoded by the coding sequence ATGGGACGGCCGAAGGCCGAGCTGGTACTGACCGATGACGAGCGCGAGACGCTGACGCGTTGGGCGAGACGGCGGACGTCGTCGCAGGCGCTGGCTCTGCGGTGCCGGATTGTGCTGGAGAGCGCAACCGGCGCCTCGAACAAGGATGTTGCGGGCCGGCTGGGCGTCGAGGCACACACGGTGAGCCGGTGGCGGGCCCGGTTCGTCCGGGACCGGCTGGAGGGCCTGACTGACGAACCGCGTCCGGGCGGACCGCGGAAGATCACCGACGGCCAGGTCGAGGAAGTGGTCGTCAAGACGCTGGAGACCACGCCGAAGGACGCCACGCACTGGTCGACGCGGTCCATGGCCAAGGAGGTGGGGCTGTCTCAGTCGGCCATCGCGCGGATCTGGCGAACCTTCGGCCTCAAGCCACACCTGGTGGACACCTTCAAGCTGTCCAGGGATCCGCAGTTCATCGAGAAGGTTCGTGACGTGGTCGGGCTGTATCTCGCTCCGCCCGAGCATGCGCTGGTGCTCTGTGTCGACGAAAAGACGCAGATCCAGGCTCTGGACCGGTCGGCGCCTGTGCTGCCGATGATGCCGGGCATGCCCGAGCGCCGCACCCATGACTACGTGCGCGGCGGCGTCACCACTCTGTTCGCCGCGCTGAACACCGCCACCGGCGAGGTGATCGGCCAGATCCACCGCCGGCATCGCGCCGTGGAGTTCAAGAAGTTCCTGACCCGGATCGACAAGGAGGTGCCCGACGGGCTGGACGTGCACCTGATCTGCGACAACGCCTCGACGCACAAGACCCCCGCCATTCAGCGATGGCTGGCCGCGCATCCCCGCTTCCACGTGCACTTCACCCCCACCAGCTCCTCCTGGCTCAACCAGGTCGAGCGGTGGTTCGGCCTGCTCACCGACAAGCAGATACGGCGAGGCGTCCACAAGAACGTCCAGGCCCTGGAGAAGGACATCCGCACCTGGATCAAGACCTGGAACGAAGACCCGAAACCCTTCGTCTGGACGAAGACCGCGGACGAGATCCTTGAACGCCTCGCCGGATATCTGAACAGAATTCCCGACTCAGGACACTAG
- a CDS encoding family 78 glycoside hydrolase catalytic domain: MWFVVVGGVTAQLPQASAAQAAPTVLTMNGLTAPVDVAPASTPLLGWHVGGDHQTAYQVQVATTSSALTGTPDVWDSGQVTSTADSNVSYGGPAVTASSGYYWRVRTWDSSGAVSPWSTSATFGTGPGTTWSGATPVWSGAPTAWTDYTFQGSFVINAKYASVTFRAQDTSNYYLWQFKGNGENTIAPQVQKNGTFTALKTAQALPFALTTGSTYDFKIVASGSTFTTSLKAHSDSTWTQIDTTTDATFSAGGIGFRTGSTEQATFDDLTVTDPNNRLLYSNDFSDATNADFSCGTLTSGALSIGTSKNCGTGLLTIPSWTFLRGTTTLASGKSIAWAHLYATGASTTPARQFVYKLWVNGSFVGVGPTRPVGSEARYDGYDVTSLLNAGAANTVGALAYTTSDRRLLAKLVVRYTDGTTKTFGTGSHWKSLDGTRILPNVGSIGTSYYTAPKENFDARRYPFGFATPGFDASAWPSAVTKSAFSDLQPAPTAKVRQTFKTPASVTEYSSGNYFIDYGRTWVGGLSLNLTGTSGQVVDIRYGQVTSGTNTVKYQTSAGNTYQDKWVLKTGSQQLETWGLRVFRYVQVIGAPTGLTASDFKAEAYLYPFDESAGAFDSSDSTLNQVWALSRNTIEATNLNLYVDSWERERDIYEADTYLQLMGNLYTGGDTALGDYSLNFLKSNRTWPTEWPMYVIMAMHDSYETTGNTEPLSAAYTALQGKLPDEWYESATGLIHKTTGSSGASSCTDCDIVDWPASERDGYVFTSYNTVVNAIAFRSYRDMADIATALGKSSDAATYTAKANAIKDAVNSRMWDSTKGAYRDGLNNDGTVINHHAVQASAFATALGIADSAQAAQVASYLGSRGMACSVYCAPFVIQSLYEGNRPDLAHTMLTSTGTRSWMNMINDGAGATMEAWDLSLKSNTTYSHPWASAPAFTIPQSMFGIQPRTPGYRTFQVKPQPNSVTWANVTVPTAQGTIGAAYDTTSDGRVDISVNVPANTTASVYLPGGTAGTTSVNMDGNSVAATYDNGFLRVDDVQPGCHIITSSSSSTPYSNTKLTGIC, from the coding sequence ATGTGGTTCGTGGTCGTCGGCGGCGTGACCGCGCAGCTGCCCCAGGCGAGCGCCGCCCAGGCCGCGCCCACGGTGCTGACCATGAACGGCCTGACCGCGCCCGTCGACGTGGCCCCCGCCTCCACCCCGCTGCTCGGCTGGCACGTCGGCGGCGACCACCAGACGGCGTACCAGGTCCAGGTCGCCACGACCTCCTCGGCCCTTACCGGCACCCCTGATGTGTGGGATTCGGGTCAGGTCACCTCCACCGCCGACAGCAACGTCTCCTACGGCGGCCCGGCCGTGACCGCCTCCTCCGGCTACTACTGGCGGGTCCGGACCTGGGACTCCTCGGGCGCGGTCTCCCCCTGGTCCACCTCCGCCACCTTCGGCACCGGGCCCGGCACCACCTGGTCCGGGGCCACCCCGGTCTGGAGCGGCGCCCCCACGGCGTGGACGGACTACACCTTCCAGGGCAGCTTCGTCATCAACGCCAAGTACGCCAGTGTCACCTTCCGCGCGCAGGACACCAGCAACTACTACCTGTGGCAGTTCAAGGGCAACGGTGAGAACACCATCGCCCCCCAGGTCCAGAAGAACGGCACGTTCACCGCGCTGAAGACCGCCCAAGCCCTTCCCTTCGCCCTCACCACCGGTTCCACCTACGACTTCAAGATCGTCGCGTCGGGCTCGACTTTCACCACGTCCCTGAAGGCGCACTCCGACAGCACCTGGACCCAGATCGACACCACCACCGACGCCACGTTCTCCGCCGGCGGCATCGGGTTCCGCACCGGCAGCACCGAGCAGGCCACCTTCGACGACCTCACCGTCACCGACCCCAACAACCGACTCCTGTACAGCAACGACTTCAGCGACGCCACCAACGCCGACTTCAGCTGCGGCACCCTCACCAGTGGCGCCCTGTCGATCGGCACGAGCAAGAACTGCGGCACCGGGCTGCTGACGATTCCGAGCTGGACCTTCCTCCGCGGCACCACCACGCTCGCCTCCGGCAAGAGCATCGCCTGGGCACACCTGTACGCCACGGGCGCCTCGACCACCCCGGCCCGGCAGTTCGTCTACAAGCTGTGGGTCAACGGCAGCTTCGTCGGCGTCGGCCCGACCCGCCCGGTCGGCTCCGAAGCCCGCTACGACGGTTACGACGTCACCTCCCTGCTGAACGCGGGCGCCGCGAACACCGTCGGCGCTCTCGCCTACACCACCAGCGACCGGCGCCTCCTCGCCAAACTGGTGGTCCGGTACACCGACGGCACCACGAAGACCTTCGGCACCGGTTCCCATTGGAAGTCCCTGGACGGCACCCGCATCCTGCCGAACGTCGGCTCCATCGGCACCAGTTACTACACGGCACCCAAGGAGAACTTCGACGCCCGCCGATACCCGTTCGGCTTCGCCACGCCCGGCTTCGACGCCTCCGCCTGGCCCTCGGCGGTCACCAAGAGCGCCTTCAGCGACCTCCAGCCCGCGCCCACCGCAAAGGTCCGGCAGACGTTCAAGACGCCCGCCTCGGTCACCGAGTACTCCTCCGGCAACTACTTCATCGACTACGGCCGCACCTGGGTCGGTGGTCTGTCCCTGAACCTGACCGGCACCTCCGGGCAGGTGGTCGACATCCGCTACGGTCAGGTCACCTCCGGCACCAACACGGTCAAGTACCAGACCTCCGCCGGCAACACCTACCAGGACAAGTGGGTCCTGAAAACCGGCAGCCAGCAGCTGGAAACCTGGGGCCTGCGCGTCTTCCGCTACGTCCAGGTCATAGGCGCCCCCACAGGGCTGACCGCGTCCGACTTCAAGGCCGAGGCCTACCTCTACCCGTTCGACGAGTCGGCAGGCGCCTTCGACTCCTCCGACAGCACGCTCAACCAGGTCTGGGCACTGTCCCGCAACACCATCGAGGCGACCAACCTGAACCTGTACGTCGACTCGTGGGAGCGCGAGCGCGACATCTACGAGGCCGACACCTACCTCCAGCTCATGGGCAACCTCTACACGGGCGGCGACACCGCACTCGGCGACTACTCGCTGAACTTCCTGAAGTCCAACCGCACCTGGCCCACCGAGTGGCCCATGTACGTCATCATGGCCATGCACGACAGCTATGAGACCACCGGCAACACTGAGCCGCTGTCCGCCGCGTACACCGCGCTGCAGGGCAAGCTGCCGGACGAGTGGTACGAGTCCGCGACCGGCCTGATCCACAAGACCACCGGCAGCTCGGGTGCCAGCAGTTGCACCGACTGCGACATCGTGGACTGGCCCGCCTCCGAGCGCGACGGCTACGTCTTCACCTCCTACAACACCGTCGTCAACGCCATCGCCTTCCGCTCCTACAGGGACATGGCCGACATCGCCACCGCGCTGGGCAAGAGCTCGGACGCCGCCACCTACACCGCCAAGGCAAACGCCATCAAGGACGCGGTCAACTCGAGGATGTGGGACTCCACCAAGGGCGCCTACCGCGACGGGCTGAACAACGACGGCACGGTGATCAACCACCACGCCGTCCAGGCCAGTGCCTTCGCGACCGCCCTCGGTATCGCCGACTCCGCTCAGGCCGCGCAGGTCGCCTCATACCTGGGCAGCCGCGGCATGGCGTGCAGCGTGTACTGCGCCCCGTTCGTCATCCAGTCCCTGTATGAGGGAAACCGGCCCGACCTCGCCCACACCATGCTGACATCGACCGGCACCCGAAGCTGGATGAACATGATTAACGACGGGGCCGGTGCCACCATGGAGGCCTGGGACCTGTCGCTCAAGTCCAACACCACCTACTCCCACCCGTGGGCATCCGCCCCCGCCTTCACGATCCCCCAAAGCATGTTCGGCATCCAGCCCAGAACCCCGGGCTACCGGACCTTCCAGGTCAAGCCGCAGCCGAACTCGGTCACGTGGGCGAACGTCACAGTTCCCACGGCACAGGGCACCATAGGCGCCGCTTACGACACCACCAGTGACGGACGCGTCGACATCAGCGTGAACGTGCCGGCCAACACGACCGCCTCGGTGTACCTGCCCGGTGGCACGGCAGGCACGACCAGCGTCAACATGGACGGCAACAGCGTCGCCGCCACCTACGACAACGGCTTCCTGCGCGTCGACGACGTCCAGCCCGGCTGCCACATCATCACCTCCTCCTCCAGCAGCACCCCGTACAGCAACACCAAACTCACCGGCATCTGCTAG
- a CDS encoding transposase, whose product MPAPRKYPLELRERAVRMYRTAEPKPVIRRMAEELGVHHEALRNWIRQAEADTGERDDILTTAEREELAALRKENAQLKRANEVLRTASAFFAAQLDPTRPR is encoded by the coding sequence ATGCCTGCCCCGAGGAAGTACCCGCTGGAGTTGCGTGAGCGTGCGGTTCGGATGTACCGGACCGCCGAGCCGAAGCCCGTGATCCGCCGCATGGCCGAGGAACTCGGCGTGCACCACGAGGCTCTGCGTAACTGGATCCGTCAGGCCGAGGCCGATACCGGCGAGCGAGACGACATCCTCACCACCGCCGAGCGTGAGGAGCTGGCCGCTCTGCGGAAGGAGAATGCCCAGCTCAAACGGGCGAACGAGGTCCTGCGGACGGCCTCGGCTTTTTTCGCGGCCCAGCTCGACCCGACCCGGCCCAGGTGA